AACTATACGCATAATTAAAGACGTAATAATTTGCGAATCTGGCATACAATCTTATCGAAGAAATTGGTATAGAACGAGAGTGCCATAGCATGAGAAAACGAGAAATTAGAGAGAGGGAGTCGGATTTAATTACGGTGCAACACGTGCTTCGATTGACCCTTGCCTGATGACCTCGTAATTCCTATTAGTGTTCTTAATGAACGCGATTAATTGGCAGGTTTTAACATGTCGATCTCTGAACaccataattttctattaattttgaatgatGCGAGAGGAAAGAAGTTGTTTAtcgatttgaaaatttccATCTTCTTGTCcagattattttctttgaacAAAGTACacttattttcttcttatacgaaaaagataatatatgcgataaattttttaatgaaatgtcattttaatatatgtatatatcaattattagtttttatccttttatttatataaatgcataaataagTAAGAAATGCAGaattgtaaaagttttattattgtattttgcaaaatatcaaaataataaaaaataatgacaaataaaaCAGTGacaaaagattgaaaaaataccAAACTTATTCatagcagaaaaaaaaatttatatttaataatgcaaaatttaatacgCGATAAGAAAGTTTTATTCGCTTCTTCcttttatcaaaagaaaaCACACACTCTCCATGTCGAAGTCGTAGCTCATCTGTCTTATGCGATGAAATTATGGCGGACAGGTTAATTGACTggcttataaattataaagtgatTATGTTTCTATGATACCTTGCAATTCTCGTCACAGTATTCGCAATATTCAATAAGTAGATCTTATTCGTTTCTTTGAACCTTCGGTACTTCGCAATATTGTATGATTATTTGAAAcctcatcaaattttatttaaattttgttttacaaaatttctatattatttttatacataactcttttcataaaaatttaatatttttttacctgCTCTCATAAATTATACACTTGTATTACGATTTATTTACTTCCCATAAATATTCGCCGCATAATTATGAACGTGTCATAAACATATTCCAGATTTCTTTACaagatgttatatttataaattaaaaagattttaatatgaaaaatagaaCTGGTACaagtcaatatttttactattttaactttatatttttttcgaccATTTTGTAAACAGAACTTACGTTTATATCTTTAACTTACGTTATTGTCTTactttatacgtatataaatattcgcaATTTAAGATAATTGCCAGATCTAATCTATTCCTTTATGTTACTTTGAACATCTTATATTTCGCTATTCATTCGAGCTAGAAAATTGTGCTTATTTTTCAGACGAGCAAGAATTACGGTTGGGCAAGCAGTGGCTGCAGTATTTTATCCGAAATCGGAACGATGCATCTTGAGTTCACCTACTTGAGTGATATAACGAACAATCCAGTGTTTAAGAGCAAAGTCGAAAACGTGAGAAAGGTCCTGAAGAGTCTGGATAAACCAAAGGGTCTATATCCGAATTATATTCATCCGAGGACAGGAAAATGGGGTCAACGTAAGTGGAATCTCAGTAATCTATGTTAATCTCATACATttcgattaatatttacaaccCACAAAATACACGCCAACGTAATTTGCTTAGCAAATTcgcaaattattcaataaaaaaagagattatttcGAAAACTAGTATCTCACAGAGATTTAATTGCGTTATTACTATGTTTGTCTTTAGTCTTTACTTATCCAGGAACGTCTGATTTAGCAGTAATTCGTGTCTGAACTGGcatttgtatttattcattaaaaaataatatcgatcTTCCGTCTTCAGTCGAACGATGTTGGatggatataaatatatccggTGACTTATTACTATCATttcgtatttaataaatcttcagACGCGCGTAGAGCAGTACATCTTACGCGAAATAGGTTTTTTAATCTGACGGCTATCAATTACATCGCGAGAAAATAGTTTCGCATAGTCGCGAGGTGGAAAATTCGCACACCTTCAGTCGccccttttttttcctttctcccCCCCTTTTCTTTGCCATCTCGCATCTCATAGCGTCGGCCCATGTCACTTCGCGAAAAGATACCCCACCGCGGCGCGCCGTCATCGCCATATAGCCGATCTTGAATATCGCATTTATCATCCTCTGCCTCGGGTTCTAAATCCCCCGCGCCTGCATACTTTCTCATTGCACGTATGACGAGATCCTCGAGGATATATATCATCCAAGCCGTTCGGTATCTAGCCCCATCGCACATCCTTCCCACGTTTTTCACGGTTCTACTCCGGTGGACATTCGTACAGTAAATACAGTGGAAAAAGGAACTGTTTGaataaacacaaaattatagtGGCTTCgagtaacaataaaatatccaaacaaatatatagtggattaaataattcaaataattaatgcgacaaatattttattgatttagttTTATTGTGATTCTATTGCAACTAgtcattgataaaatttactattacattaatacgtaatttatgataaatcgcGATGAAAatgaatgatttatttataataattttgtttaatcaattatttgtttttcgcaAATAACAATCTCGCGACATCCATTATTGattctatctatatttttataagcagATGTAACACATTAGTgcctttttgtaaataaaaattagtgtTTCGTCAAAACATAGTTCGTCATCTTCAATCATAATTAAGATTCGTGTAATAAAAGCTTAATTTTGCGTTGGTCGACTGACTCATGCATTCTCGCGCATCCTAACATTTTCAATTCTCAAAGAAATAACGATCAAAGAGATAAAGCTAAGCTTCCTTTCACAAACCTTAACATAAAGCAGAAACCGTGTTCTTAACTAGCCTAAGGCACCTAGGAATTAGCTCGACAGAAATCAAGGTCTGCCCTTTGTTTCTCCCTCCTTAGACGTAGCTGAAGTAGTTCGGATAACAAACCTCTCCTTTCCAAAGAGTTTCTCCCAACATTCCTTTATCTCGTAACGATTACCGTTGTTGTCTATTTTAAAGCAGTATCTCTTTTAAAGCATTTGAGTTAAagctattttatttgacaaacgAGTCATCCGCAAGTCTCTAATTTCACTTTGACATGAAAGGAATGGAAAGCAAGAATAATTGGCGATATACTAAAGACTTTTGCgagtaaaagtaatattattttattatttttcttctaaaggcggaaaattctttattcttaatttcatgtacaatataaaagcTGTTATACTGATTCTCATTaaggaaaaatttcaaaaattttatactaaagaatctgtagagaaaaaaaaacgtctgTCGACCTAGCCCCCCCaccttgtaaaaataaaaaaacaaatactgCAAATTTACGAGCTATTTATGAGCTTTCATATcccgcaaattaaaaattttgagctCGTCACACTAGgcaggaatttaataattttggtgGGGGGGCTGAGTCGACGTCGACTCAGCCCCCCCGccccttaaaaataaaaatattcaatcgtTCTTTGCGGCAGAATTAGGAGCTATTTAtgagcttttaaaataatataatttcgatttttgagCTCACCGTTTTAACCCCAAAACAAccctttcattattaaaactcAAGAGAGAACTAtgcttaaaatgaaaaaatttaacacttttgcgggtaaatattgtttattgatttatgagctctcaaaatacgtgtattttgattattgagcCGCAACCCCTTTATAGAAAAACCACCCTTCGTCTCCCCGGCACAAGAGAAAACtatacttaaaatgaaaaaatttaacacttttgcggataaatattgtttattgatttatgagctctcaaaatacgtgtattttgattattgagcTACGACTCCTTTACAATGAAACTACTCCCAAATCTTTCCAGCACAAAAGAaactatacttaaaataaaagaatttattttacgattaaatattgtttatcgaTTTATCAGCTCCAAAAATACGAgcgattttgattattaagttacaacctttttacaaaaataatcacCACGCATCTCCTTCACATAAGAGAgaactgtaaatttaaaatgaaaaaaaattattattttgcgaaCCTATAAgaagcattaataatataaaatatttaattataaaacagttaatacgaaatatttaatttctttcattttaagtaTAGTCCTCTCTTGTGCCGGGGAGACGAGGGGTGGTTTTTCTATAAAGGGGTTGCGgctcaataatcaaaatacacgtattttgagagctcataaatcaataaacaatatttatccgcaaaagtgttaaattttttcattttaagtataGTTTTCTCTTGTGCCGAGGAGACGAAGGGTGGTTTTTCTATAAAGGGGTTGCGGCTCAATAATCAAAGTACACGTATTTTGAGAgctcataaatcaataaacaatatttacccgcaaaagtgttaaattttttcattttaagcaTAGTTCTCTCTTGAGTTAAATAATGAAAGGGTTGTTTTGGGGTTAAAACGGTGAGctcaaaaatcgaaattatattattttaaaagctcaTAAATAGCTCCTAATTCTGCCGCAAAGAacgattgaatatttttatttttaaggggCGGGGGGGCTGAGTCGACGTCGACTCAGCCCCCCtaccaaaattattaaattcctgcCTAGTGTGACGagctcaaaatttttaatttgcgggATATGAAAGCTCATAAATAGCTCGTAAATTTGcagtatttgtttttttatttttacaaggtGGGGGGGCTAGGTCGACAGacgtgaaaaaaaagttacagaCTTCTGGATTGAAGGTTTTTCGGAAAAGAAAATGTGTCACTCTCTTGAAATTCGCACGGAATTTATTTATGACCGAAATATTTTCGTGGGAATTGCAGATCATATGTCGCTTGGTGGGCTCGGTGACAGTTTCTATGAGTATCTGCTAAAGGCCTGGATCCAGTCGGGAAAGGATGATATCGAGGCACGCGAAATGTACGATGAGGCTGTAGCAGCCATAACCGAACATATGATCAAAACGTCCCCAGGCAAACTCGTATACGTGTCGGATTTAAAATATGACAGGCTTGAGCACAAAATGGGTCATTTGGCTTGTTTCGCCGGTAAGTTGTATAATATGCATTTATGCAATTATTGTtactatttttacattgtaatCATCGagtttaaatatagtataaataagtACATTCATCcctcttaaatatattctgctttcatatattaatcgattattattCAAGTGTCGACATGACATTGATAacataaaactatttattcgACTTTATCTTATTGTCATAAGAGagtcactatttttttaatatccctGAAAAGCGAAAAAATCAATGAGAACCTATCAAAAACGATAATGTTACACTTGTAGGCGGTATGTTTGCTCTGGGCGCGAAAACTCTGGAAAATGAATTGTCTGATAAATACATGAATATCGCCGCCGGTTTAACCAACACGTGTCACGAGTCCTATGACAGAAGCGCTACGAAACTCGGCCCGGAAGCTTTCCACTTTATCGAAGGCAACGAAGCCAGGAGCTTGAAGAATGgcgagaaatattatattctgcgACCCGAGGTAAGTCGCCTGTTCTCTTGTTCAAGGAATGAAATTAGCGCGAATTGATAAAACATCGTAATCACAGTTGTTGTACCTAGAAGAAACTTAAGAATTAACTTACGAACTTATTTTCCTAGAAGAAATTGTTCCTATTTGCACTAAAATGAGTCATTTCACAACCAAAAACCACTTTTAATtatgaagaaatataatatcttacttTAATGTATACAAGATTAGCTTTATATTTGTtcgcaaattatttaaattgcttatttaattaattacttattaattgtcTACAAAATTATagtagtaaattataaaatatgtgcttaaaaagtaattatatagtctctctctccttaatttttaaaaaaaagtcggtgtttgtgtgtgcatgcgtgtatatacataaaatttattaaatgatgaaACGAGACATATTCATATTCACAGACCTTCGAATCGTACTTCGTGATGTGGCGACTAACAAAAGATCCAAAATATCGCGAATGGGGTTGGGAGGCGGTTCAAGCACTAGAGAAACATTGTCGTGTCCCTGGAGGATTCACGGGTCTTAACAATGTTTATCTGGTGGACTCGGCGAAAGACGATGTCCAACAAAGTTATTTCTTCGCTGAGACATTGAAGGTAAGGGAGAGAGGAAGCATTGTTTTGATGATTCGGCTACTTTTCATAAAGACTGACTTAAATGTTACTTACACCTTCTCGGAAACAcgattttcacaaatttatattaatttttttaattgtttagcATCACTTTTCCTTTCTGTATGCAAGTGTTGCCTTCGCGCttagaattttgaataataaaactcTATTATGtagctataaaaaaaagaaatttcaaataaataatatagctttaattaataaagtttttcattattttaaactttctgTCCATCGCCTCtttatgttttcatttttttaacaacgataaaactaaattctattattctaaaaaaatggtGTAATGATGAAttgattaatcatattttttccatAACTAAAtggctttaaatttttatatcgaaagTGGCACTtggtacattttatttttaacatctcatttatttatcaaataactattattatattttcatcatcaAGGCACGTTTTGAAATgcgttattataataagactcatcaaatttttattttatttcaacatttcaATGATTTTTAAGTTGCAgcatataatcaatataaatttgattgattgacattatattatagattttttatttcctatttaatctacatatattatttattatagactaatattcataatataacgtgataaatatttttaattaaaatatttagtttaagttaaaaaataaagttatagatatataatattcagcaTTAAGTCGATACTGAAAGTGGAAAATCAGGTTATATCAGTATCGATTTAATATACAACAAAAAGGAAACAATAAGAAAGTTAAGccaatatacagggtgtccgataaagattgaatcaacgctCGTTACGCTCGTTAGGTAGAGCGCATTAAACTAAACAGAAAAGTCCcttatcattttgcgattttcgcaatagttattgagaaattaattaa
Above is a genomic segment from Anoplolepis gracilipes chromosome 3, ASM4749672v1, whole genome shotgun sequence containing:
- the Alpha-man-ia gene encoding mannosyl-oligosaccharide alpha-1,2-mannosidase IA, which translates into the protein MGSLLACYALTGDVMFRDKAAQLGERMLPAFQTETGIPHSLINLHTGTSKNYGWASSGCSILSEIGTMHLEFTYLSDITNNPVFKSKVENVRKVLKSLDKPKGLYPNYIHPRTGKWGQHHMSLGGLGDSFYEYLLKAWIQSGKDDIEAREMYDEAVAAITEHMIKTSPGKLVYVSDLKYDRLEHKMGHLACFAGGMFALGAKTLENELSDKYMNIAAGLTNTCHESYDRSATKLGPEAFHFIEGNEARSLKNGEKYYILRPETFESYFVMWRLTKDPKYREWGWEAVQALEKHCRVPGGFTGLNNVYLVDSAKDDVQQSYFFAETLKYLYLLFSDDDLISLDDWVFNSEAHVLPIKGSPLYRPARAL